In Lactococcus paracarnosus, a genomic segment contains:
- a CDS encoding ABC transporter ATP-binding protein, with the protein MLRIENITKQFGDKIAVDNLDMTVEDGSIMGLIGQNGAGKTTTFRMILDFIKSDSGLITWNGKPITQDVKQGIGFLPEERGLYQKMTVEEQILYFAELHGMKRDEARKELMTWMDKLEVVGKITDKVQTLSKGNAQKVQFIATLIHRPNFLILDEPFTGLDPVNTSLLMNEIKTLKENGAAIIFSSHNMSGVELLSDNLTMLKKGKVVLQGDIYGIRNSFGRTQVYVESELADTTLSAIAGVKTIEKQGAGRLIHIADEAVGHDIFKKVSETGYVKAFVQAPPTLDEIFRKEVAEHV; encoded by the coding sequence ATGTTAAGAATAGAAAATATCACCAAACAATTTGGTGACAAAATTGCTGTGGACAACCTAGACATGACTGTTGAGGATGGCTCAATCATGGGATTGATTGGTCAAAATGGTGCAGGCAAAACAACGACTTTTCGGATGATCTTAGATTTTATTAAATCTGATAGTGGCTTGATTACTTGGAATGGTAAGCCGATTACCCAAGATGTTAAGCAAGGCATTGGTTTTTTGCCAGAAGAACGTGGTCTTTATCAAAAAATGACTGTCGAAGAACAAATTCTTTATTTTGCTGAATTGCATGGTATGAAACGTGATGAAGCGAGAAAAGAACTGATGACTTGGATGGACAAATTAGAAGTGGTTGGTAAGATAACTGATAAAGTGCAGACGCTTTCTAAGGGGAACGCGCAAAAAGTACAATTTATTGCGACCTTAATCCATCGCCCTAATTTTTTGATTTTAGATGAACCATTTACAGGTCTAGATCCTGTTAATACAAGTCTCTTAATGAATGAAATTAAGACCCTCAAGGAAAATGGGGCTGCCATTATTTTCTCAAGTCATAACATGAGTGGTGTTGAATTATTAAGCGATAATCTGACTATGCTTAAAAAAGGTAAAGTTGTCTTACAAGGTGATATTTACGGGATTCGAAATAGTTTTGGTCGAACGCAAGTCTATGTGGAGAGTGAGCTCGCAGATACAACACTTTCAGCTATTGCAGGTGTTAAAACGATTGAAAAACAAGGCGCAGGTCGTCTCATTCATATTGCAGATGAAGCTGTTGGTCATGATATTTTCAAAAAAGTGAGCGAAACTGGCTATGTAAAAGCCTTTGTGCAAGCCCCACCAACACTAGATGAGATTTTTCGTAAGGAGGTAGCTGAGCATGTTTAA
- a CDS encoding helix-turn-helix transcriptional regulator produces the protein MSNKIKAYRTEHGISQEALAEAMEVTRQTIISLEKEKYTASLNLAYKLAQYFNTTIEDIFFDSKSDKEEKV, from the coding sequence ATGAGTAACAAAATTAAAGCATATAGAACTGAACATGGGATATCCCAAGAGGCTCTGGCTGAAGCAATGGAAGTAACTAGACAAACGATTATTTCGCTAGAAAAAGAAAAATATACGGCATCCTTGAATCTGGCTTATAAATTAGCTCAGTATTTTAATACGACGATAGAAGATATATTCTTTGATAGCAAATCTGATAAGGAGGAGAAGGTGTAA
- the dnaK gene encoding molecular chaperone DnaK: MSKIIGIDLGTTNSAVSVLEAGEAKIIANPEGNRTTPSVVAFKNGEIQVGEVAKRQAVTNPDTIISIKRHMGTDYKVEAGGKSYTPQEISAMILQYLKGFAEDYLGEKVEKAVITVPAYFNDAQRQATKDAGKIAGLEVERIVNEPTAAALAYGLDKVDKDEKILVFDLGGGTFDVSVLELGDGVFEVLSTSGDNNLGGDDFDQKVIDYLVAQFKTANGIDLAQDKMALQRLKDAAEKAKKDLSGVSSTQISLPFITAGDAGPLHLEETLSRAKFDDLTADLVERTKTPVRKALSDAGLSASEIDEVILVGGSTRIPAVVEAVKKETNKEPNKSVNPDEVVAMGAAIQGGVITGDVKDVVLLDVTPLSLGIETMGNVFTKLIDRNTTIPTSKSQVFSTAADNQPAVDIHVLQGERPMAPDNKTLGRFQLTDIPAAPRGIPQIEVTFDIDKNGIVSVKAKDMGTNKEQTIVIQSNSGLSDEEIDKMMKDAEVNAEADAKRKEEVDLKNEVDATIFATEKTIKETEGKGFDAERDAAQAALDELKAAQEADNLEDLKAKLDALNEKAQALAVKLYEQAAAEQQAAGEATSSDAPKDDNVVDGDFEEVK; encoded by the coding sequence ATGTCTAAAATTATTGGTATTGACTTAGGTACAACAAACTCAGCTGTTTCAGTTCTTGAAGCTGGTGAAGCAAAAATTATCGCAAATCCAGAAGGTAACCGCACAACACCATCAGTTGTTGCCTTCAAAAATGGTGAAATCCAAGTTGGTGAAGTTGCCAAACGTCAAGCGGTGACTAACCCTGACACAATCATCTCTATCAAACGTCACATGGGGACTGATTATAAAGTTGAAGCTGGTGGTAAATCTTACACACCTCAAGAAATCTCTGCAATGATTCTCCAATACCTTAAAGGTTTTGCTGAAGATTACTTAGGTGAAAAAGTTGAGAAAGCAGTTATTACAGTTCCTGCTTACTTTAATGATGCACAACGTCAAGCAACTAAAGATGCTGGTAAAATCGCAGGTCTTGAAGTAGAACGTATCGTCAATGAGCCAACAGCAGCTGCACTTGCTTATGGTCTTGACAAAGTCGACAAAGATGAAAAAATCCTTGTATTTGACCTTGGTGGTGGTACATTTGACGTATCAGTACTTGAACTTGGTGATGGTGTCTTTGAAGTGTTATCTACTTCAGGTGATAACAACCTCGGTGGTGATGACTTTGACCAAAAAGTGATCGATTACTTGGTTGCCCAATTCAAAACAGCTAACGGTATTGATTTAGCACAAGACAAGATGGCATTACAACGTTTGAAAGATGCTGCTGAAAAAGCTAAAAAAGACTTATCAGGTGTATCATCTACACAAATCTCATTACCATTTATCACAGCTGGTGATGCTGGACCGCTTCACTTGGAAGAAACATTGTCACGTGCTAAATTTGACGACTTGACAGCTGACTTAGTAGAACGTACTAAAACACCAGTTCGTAAAGCCTTGTCTGATGCTGGCTTGTCTGCTTCAGAAATCGACGAAGTAATCTTGGTTGGTGGGTCAACACGTATTCCAGCAGTTGTTGAAGCTGTTAAAAAAGAAACAAACAAAGAACCAAATAAATCAGTTAACCCGGATGAAGTAGTTGCCATGGGTGCTGCCATCCAAGGTGGTGTAATCACTGGTGATGTTAAAGATGTTGTTTTACTTGATGTGACACCTTTGTCACTTGGTATTGAAACAATGGGTAATGTCTTCACTAAACTCATTGATCGTAACACAACAATCCCAACATCTAAATCACAAGTCTTCTCAACTGCCGCTGATAACCAACCAGCAGTTGATATTCATGTGTTACAAGGTGAACGTCCAATGGCACCAGACAACAAAACATTAGGCCGTTTCCAATTAACTGATATCCCAGCTGCACCGCGCGGTATTCCACAAATCGAAGTAACATTTGATATTGATAAAAATGGTATCGTGTCTGTTAAAGCAAAAGATATGGGAACAAACAAAGAACAAACGATCGTTATCCAATCTAACTCAGGTTTATCTGATGAAGAAATCGATAAAATGATGAAAGATGCTGAAGTAAATGCTGAAGCAGATGCGAAGCGTAAAGAAGAAGTTGATCTTAAAAATGAAGTAGATGCAACAATCTTTGCTACTGAAAAAACAATCAAGGAAACTGAAGGCAAAGGATTTGACGCTGAACGTGATGCAGCCCAAGCGGCGCTTGATGAGTTGAAAGCAGCACAAGAAGCGGACAACTTAGAAGACTTGAAAGCTAAACTTGATGCTTTAAATGAAAAAGCGCAAGCTTTAGCAGTCAAACTCTATGAGCAAGCAGCAGCTGAACAACAAGCAGCTGGTGAAGCGACTAGTAGTGATGCACCTAAAGATGACAATGTTGTCGATGGTGACTTCGAAGAAGTCAAATAA
- the grpE gene encoding nucleotide exchange factor GrpE, producing MTKKHKKEDIEKELAAEVENEAVLEEIVDAEIDELAVLQDKLDEMENKYLKAHAEMQNNQRRANEERQTLLKYRSQDMARKILPSLDNLERALAVEGLSEDVKKGLEMTLDSLQNALKEEGVTEVAVDGEFDPNFHMSVQTVPADDTHAADTIAQVLQKGYQLHERNLRPAMVAIYQ from the coding sequence ATGACTAAAAAACATAAAAAAGAAGATATTGAAAAAGAATTGGCAGCAGAAGTAGAAAATGAAGCAGTTCTTGAAGAGATTGTGGATGCTGAAATCGACGAGCTTGCAGTTTTACAAGATAAGCTTGATGAAATGGAGAACAAATATCTGAAAGCGCACGCGGAAATGCAAAATAATCAACGTCGTGCGAATGAAGAACGTCAAACACTCTTAAAATATCGCTCACAAGATATGGCGCGTAAAATATTACCAAGTTTGGATAATCTGGAGCGTGCACTTGCTGTTGAAGGCTTGAGCGAAGATGTCAAAAAAGGCTTAGAGATGACACTAGATAGCCTCCAAAATGCGCTTAAAGAAGAAGGTGTGACGGAAGTTGCTGTAGATGGTGAATTCGATCCGAATTTCCACATGTCAGTTCAAACAGTACCTGCAGATGATACACATGCTGCGGACACAATCGCACAAGTCTTACAAAAAGGCTACCAATTGCATGAGCGTAATCTTCGCCCAGCCATGGTTGCCATCTATCAGTAA
- the hrcA gene encoding heat-inducible transcriptional repressor HrcA — MITKRQQQILNLIISLYTQSHKAVGSKALMASIKASSATIRNDMKYLEDLGFIKKEHTSSGRVPSVTGYKYFVENFLKPGKLDNNDVYQVMKNFDGEYYKLDTLYQQAAKILSELTGFSGFVLNVSQKNQVLSKFDIVQLDSHSAMAVMTLDTGLVKTMQFVLPRSMTMEDLTTFKFIADERLVGKKILDIHYSLLTEIPQVAQKYFIVTTDALQLFEHVFTELFKENLISAGRQNLLEYSEDVVSLYKILMDDEAIIHEIRDLVSEDEIRSVKFDATLTENHQISKNITLMTQQFVVPYRGFGTLALMGPVDLNYQKVVSTMDLIAKILTMKLSDYYRYLDGNHYEMM, encoded by the coding sequence TTGATAACAAAACGCCAGCAACAAATTCTTAATTTAATTATATCGCTCTACACGCAGTCGCATAAAGCTGTAGGGTCAAAAGCTTTGATGGCGTCTATTAAGGCTTCTAGTGCAACGATCAGAAATGATATGAAGTACTTGGAAGACTTAGGATTCATCAAAAAAGAGCATACGTCATCTGGTCGGGTACCAAGTGTGACAGGTTATAAATACTTTGTTGAAAACTTTTTAAAACCAGGTAAACTCGATAATAATGATGTATATCAGGTCATGAAAAATTTTGATGGTGAGTATTATAAGCTAGACACACTTTATCAGCAAGCTGCTAAAATCCTATCTGAATTAACAGGGTTTTCAGGATTTGTTTTAAATGTTTCTCAAAAAAATCAAGTCTTATCTAAATTTGACATTGTGCAGTTGGATAGTCATTCTGCCATGGCAGTCATGACACTTGATACAGGGCTCGTTAAGACGATGCAGTTTGTGCTACCACGGTCAATGACCATGGAAGACCTGACAACCTTTAAGTTTATTGCTGATGAACGATTAGTTGGTAAGAAAATTTTGGATATCCATTATTCATTGCTGACTGAAATTCCGCAGGTCGCACAAAAGTATTTTATCGTGACGACGGATGCCTTGCAACTCTTCGAACACGTGTTTACAGAGCTGTTTAAAGAGAACTTGATTTCTGCAGGTCGGCAAAATTTACTAGAGTATTCTGAGGATGTTGTCTCACTCTATAAGATTTTAATGGACGACGAGGCGATTATCCACGAAATTCGTGATTTGGTGTCTGAGGATGAGATAAGAAGTGTCAAATTTGATGCGACACTTACTGAGAATCACCAGATTTCAAAAAATATTACCTTGATGACACAGCAGTTTGTCGTGCCTTATCGAGGTTTCGGCACACTTGCCTTGATGGGACCAGTTGATCTTAACTATCAAAAGGTAGTATCAACCATGGATTTGATCGCAAAAATTTTGACCATGAAGCTGAGTGATTATTATCGCTACTTAGATGGTAATCATTACGAAATGATGTAA
- a CDS encoding M15 family metallopeptidase, whose product MPSNHYTRRRPRKQPIYKRLIIPGVLVVCLIVIIAFVGYKMVKKDSSKPVNSSKVIQSKKSESSKKATSSVVKHPSDLPKSKASDWNLVLVNRENPKEELNPEVTQLDNIVVDSRIAQSAEAFLAAAQAINPAEHFISGYRSVAYQETLYNQYVVKEMTADQSLDREAAEKVVQTYSQPAGMSEHQTGLAIDMSDIDSLNESTTAKEIAAIAPTYGFVLRFTEAGKPSTGVGYEDWHFRYVGVENAKYMTKHNLTLEQYLKQLT is encoded by the coding sequence ATGCCCAGTAATCACTACACTAGAAGACGGCCACGAAAGCAACCCATATATAAACGCTTGATTATACCTGGTGTGCTTGTGGTTTGTCTGATTGTTATCATTGCTTTTGTCGGATACAAGATGGTTAAAAAAGACAGTTCAAAACCAGTCAATTCGTCAAAAGTTATACAGTCAAAAAAATCCGAAAGTTCGAAAAAAGCAACGTCTTCAGTAGTTAAGCATCCTAGTGACTTACCAAAGAGTAAGGCTAGCGACTGGAATCTGGTTCTAGTTAATCGTGAAAATCCTAAAGAGGAATTAAATCCTGAGGTAACACAACTAGATAATATTGTAGTTGATTCTAGAATTGCTCAGTCGGCAGAGGCATTTTTGGCGGCAGCCCAAGCAATCAACCCAGCAGAACATTTTATATCAGGTTATCGTAGTGTTGCCTATCAAGAGACACTTTATAATCAGTATGTTGTCAAAGAAATGACGGCAGATCAATCGCTAGACCGTGAAGCGGCTGAAAAAGTCGTGCAAACTTATTCTCAACCAGCAGGGATGTCTGAACATCAAACTGGACTTGCTATCGACATGTCGGATATTGATAGCCTTAATGAGTCAACGACTGCAAAGGAAATCGCTGCAATCGCACCAACTTATGGGTTTGTTTTACGATTTACAGAAGCAGGGAAGCCAAGCACTGGTGTCGGATATGAAGATTGGCATTTCCGCTATGTCGGCGTTGAGAATGCCAAGTATATGACAAAACATAATTTGACGTTAGAACAATATTTGAAGCAATTAACCTAA
- a CDS encoding histidine phosphatase family protein → MVNVYLVRHGKTMFNTIGRAQGWSDTPLTRDGELGVTELGLGFAAKDIKFDLAFSSDSGRTIQTIGFILKYSENEGIPYEMDKRIREWCFGSLDGGFDGELFDGVLPRTDAYKDKSDASLTYEDMANGILEVDTAGWAEPWHVLSKRILDGFFDAAKKAEAQGAENIVIVSHGLTIATFIKLIDSRQPRFQGLDNGSVTHLTYSDGNFTIGKIGDMSYRELGQEILDAQ, encoded by the coding sequence ATGGTAAATGTTTATCTAGTCAGACATGGCAAGACCATGTTTAATACGATTGGTCGCGCACAAGGATGGTCGGATACCCCTTTGACACGTGACGGTGAGCTCGGTGTGACTGAGCTAGGTCTGGGGTTTGCAGCCAAAGATATTAAATTTGATCTGGCTTTTTCTTCAGATAGTGGTCGCACGATTCAGACGATCGGTTTTATTTTGAAATACTCTGAAAATGAAGGGATTCCTTATGAGATGGACAAACGCATTCGTGAATGGTGTTTTGGTAGTCTTGACGGTGGCTTTGATGGTGAGTTATTTGATGGTGTCTTACCGCGAACAGATGCTTACAAAGATAAAAGTGACGCATCTTTAACCTATGAAGATATGGCAAATGGCATCCTTGAAGTAGATACAGCAGGCTGGGCAGAACCTTGGCACGTCCTCAGTAAACGTATTTTAGATGGCTTCTTTGATGCTGCTAAAAAAGCTGAGGCACAAGGTGCTGAAAATATCGTCATTGTAAGTCATGGACTAACAATTGCGACTTTTATTAAGTTGATTGATAGTCGTCAACCGAGATTTCAAGGGCTTGATAATGGCTCAGTTACACATTTAACTTATAGTGACGGTAATTTTACCATCGGTAAAATTGGTGATATGAGTTATAGAGAATTAGGACAGGAGATTTTAGATGCCCAGTAA
- a CDS encoding PFL family protein, whose product MKQTQILETIRMIEEENLDIRTITMGISLLDCIDSDIDRACEKIYQKITTKAKDLVKVGNTIGDELGIPIINKRVSVTPIAIIGAATDATDYTPFALALDRAAKAIGIDFIGGFTALAQKGYQKGDKILINSLPKALAATDFVCSSVNVGSTKTGINMDAVRDMGEIIVAAAKLDDMSCAKLVVFANAVEDNPFMAGAFHGVGEADVVINVGVSGPGVVKRALEKVRGESFDVVAEVVKKTAFKVTRMGQLVGKMASERLGVEFGIVDLSLAPTPAVGDSVARILEEMGLEMVGTHGTTAALALLNDQVKKGGVMACNQVGGLSGAFIPVSEDEGMIAAVNAGVLNLEKLEAMTAICSVGLDMIAVPGDTPATTIAAMIADEAAIGVINMKTTAVRVIPKGKVGDQIEFGGLLGTAPVMAVHKESSAAFIARGGHIPAPIHSFKN is encoded by the coding sequence ATGAAACAAACTCAAATTCTTGAAACAATTCGCATGATTGAAGAGGAAAACTTAGATATTCGGACGATTACGATGGGAATTTCTCTACTCGATTGTATCGATAGTGATATCGATCGTGCCTGTGAGAAAATCTACCAAAAAATTACGACGAAAGCTAAAGACTTAGTGAAAGTCGGTAATACGATTGGTGATGAACTTGGTATTCCAATCATTAACAAGCGTGTCAGTGTCACCCCTATCGCGATTATTGGTGCGGCAACAGATGCAACTGATTATACACCTTTTGCTTTGGCACTTGATCGTGCAGCCAAAGCAATTGGGATTGATTTTATCGGTGGGTTTACAGCACTCGCGCAAAAAGGCTATCAAAAGGGTGATAAGATTCTGATTAATTCTTTGCCAAAAGCGCTAGCCGCGACTGATTTTGTTTGTAGTTCTGTTAATGTTGGCTCGACTAAAACAGGAATTAACATGGATGCAGTCCGTGATATGGGTGAAATTATCGTGGCTGCAGCTAAGCTTGATGATATGAGCTGTGCTAAACTAGTCGTCTTTGCAAATGCTGTAGAAGATAATCCATTTATGGCCGGTGCATTTCATGGCGTTGGTGAAGCAGATGTTGTGATAAATGTTGGTGTATCTGGACCAGGTGTTGTCAAACGTGCGCTTGAAAAAGTACGTGGGGAGTCATTTGATGTGGTTGCTGAAGTTGTTAAAAAGACAGCTTTTAAAGTCACTCGCATGGGCCAACTCGTTGGTAAAATGGCCTCTGAACGCTTAGGGGTCGAGTTTGGTATTGTTGACCTATCGCTTGCACCAACTCCTGCAGTTGGCGATTCTGTCGCGCGCATTTTAGAAGAAATGGGTCTGGAGATGGTCGGCACGCATGGTACAACGGCAGCACTTGCTCTTTTAAATGACCAAGTCAAAAAAGGTGGCGTCATGGCTTGTAATCAAGTCGGCGGTCTATCTGGTGCCTTTATCCCTGTGTCAGAAGATGAAGGGATGATTGCAGCTGTTAATGCTGGTGTGCTTAACCTAGAGAAGCTTGAAGCGATGACAGCAATCTGTAGCGTTGGTCTTGATATGATTGCAGTTCCAGGCGATACACCAGCGACAACGATTGCAGCCATGATTGCTGATGAAGCAGCAATTGGTGTGATTAATATGAAGACAACTGCTGTTCGTGTCATTCCTAAGGGTAAAGTTGGTGACCAAATCGAATTTGGTGGCTTACTTGGTACAGCACCTGTCATGGCAGTCCATAAAGAATCTTCAGCTGCCTTTATCGCACGAGGTGGTCATATTCCTGCACCAATTCATTCTTTCAAAAATTAA
- a CDS encoding ACT domain-containing protein, translating into MRAIVTVIGQDRTGIVAGVSTRLAELDVNIIDISQTIMDGFFTMNMVVEVEETGSFSDIKANLEAFGATLKVDIKIMNEAIFEAMHQL; encoded by the coding sequence ATGCGCGCAATTGTAACGGTTATTGGACAAGATAGAACAGGTATTGTAGCTGGTGTTTCAACACGTCTAGCAGAACTTGATGTGAATATTATCGATATCTCACAAACGATTATGGATGGTTTTTTTACCATGAATATGGTTGTTGAAGTTGAAGAAACTGGCTCATTTTCGGATATTAAAGCAAATCTAGAAGCGTTTGGTGCTACCTTAAAAGTTGATATCAAGATCATGAATGAAGCTATTTTTGAGGCCATGCATCAGCTTTAA
- a CDS encoding UbiA family prenyltransferase, translating into MSLNTFLNFTRIQTLPAALLSPIAGLIFSLYYFKSFHLAPTLLFFIGLIAINLFVSAWNNLMDYQKALDPEYKTHENILSTRQIPPILALKICLSLLAIDVIVGVGVVLTTNIAILPIGALCFLIAIFYTFGPFAFSRFPLGEVLAGFAEGICGFFFGIYINAFDKGFFVAFFDKWRLTFTIDFAIFVPIVLVGIMCFCMNFNVMLADNICDLTQDEKNGRLTLPHYMGIPKALKLYVAMYSLASLTILLAIIVGILPKTVLLMLVIAPLIIKNIRTFLRKQDKRETFILSVNNLMLYNGALAITMVIGLILR; encoded by the coding sequence ATGTCTCTTAACACATTTCTTAATTTCACGCGCATTCAGACCCTACCTGCTGCTTTACTGTCCCCTATAGCAGGTCTAATTTTCTCACTCTACTATTTTAAGAGCTTCCACCTAGCCCCAACACTTCTCTTTTTCATCGGCCTTATCGCCATCAACCTCTTTGTCAGTGCTTGGAATAATCTGATGGATTATCAAAAAGCACTTGATCCTGAGTATAAGACGCATGAAAATATCTTATCAACACGTCAAATCCCGCCTATCCTAGCACTAAAAATTTGTCTATCACTACTTGCCATTGATGTGATTGTGGGTGTGGGTGTTGTCCTAACGACAAATATTGCCATTCTTCCTATCGGTGCCCTTTGCTTTTTAATCGCTATTTTTTATACATTTGGCCCCTTTGCCTTTTCTCGTTTTCCACTCGGTGAAGTATTAGCTGGATTTGCTGAAGGGATTTGCGGCTTCTTCTTTGGTATTTATATCAATGCCTTCGACAAAGGATTTTTCGTAGCCTTCTTTGATAAGTGGCGCCTCACTTTCACAATCGATTTTGCCATCTTTGTTCCGATTGTCCTCGTTGGCATCATGTGCTTTTGTATGAATTTCAATGTCATGTTAGCTGATAATATCTGTGATTTAACCCAAGATGAAAAAAATGGTCGCTTGACCTTGCCACACTATATGGGCATTCCTAAAGCTTTGAAATTATATGTTGCCATGTATAGTTTAGCTAGTCTCACGATTTTGCTTGCAATTATCGTCGGCATTCTACCCAAAACGGTTTTATTGATGTTAGTCATTGCCCCACTTATCATCAAAAATATCAGGACATTTTTACGCAAACAAGACAAAAGAGAAACTTTTATTTTATCTGTTAATAATCTAATGCTCTATAATGGCGCCTTAGCAATTACCATGGTAATCGGCTTAATTTTAAGATAA
- a CDS encoding choloylglycine hydrolase family protein has product MCTSLTYQTEANDLFLARTMDFSQVLDGRPVFLPRQFNFQTNFSGKQTTQYAIMGAGASYEDEIVIADGFNEHGLAIAELYFANEIVLEKLPLAGKLNLAPHELITYLLGNFATLSEIAEKIADIALVIPDNGAPTLPLHYILTDKTGQAAVIEARGGDLTLIDNPVGVMTNTPNLDWHIKNLNNYLHIQPQAFPDKQFNHVTASQFSQGTGTQGLPGSYTPPDRFVRAAFGRQYLPAATTINQAVTNILHILGMVSVPKGLNIPSTGVSDYTQYTGIMSTTEKAYYMTTYDNPTVYRMAMTDDMIHNRHEVKWFDLPFDPQVVDLY; this is encoded by the coding sequence ATGTGCACATCATTGACCTATCAAACAGAAGCAAACGACCTTTTTCTTGCTAGGACCATGGATTTTTCTCAGGTTTTAGATGGACGTCCTGTATTTTTACCACGACAATTTAATTTCCAAACGAATTTCAGTGGCAAGCAAACGACTCAATATGCTATCATGGGAGCAGGTGCAAGTTATGAAGATGAGATCGTGATTGCTGATGGCTTTAACGAACATGGTTTGGCCATAGCCGAACTATATTTTGCAAATGAGATCGTCTTAGAAAAACTCCCACTCGCAGGTAAGCTTAATCTGGCACCACATGAATTGATTACCTATCTGCTGGGTAATTTTGCAACCCTATCTGAAATAGCAGAAAAGATAGCTGACATCGCCCTGGTCATCCCTGATAATGGTGCACCAACACTACCCTTACACTACATCTTAACAGATAAGACTGGGCAAGCAGCGGTCATCGAAGCACGAGGTGGTGACTTAACGCTCATCGATAACCCCGTTGGTGTGATGACAAATACACCAAACTTAGACTGGCATATCAAAAATTTAAATAATTATTTACACATCCAACCACAAGCATTTCCAGATAAACAGTTCAATCATGTGACAGCATCACAATTCAGTCAAGGCACTGGCACTCAAGGGCTACCCGGATCTTACACACCACCAGATCGCTTTGTCCGTGCAGCGTTTGGCCGTCAATACTTACCTGCGGCTACTACGATTAATCAAGCAGTTACAAATATCTTACATATCCTAGGCATGGTATCAGTACCAAAAGGCTTAAATATCCCCTCTACTGGTGTCTCAGATTATACTCAGTACACTGGCATCATGAGTACAACCGAAAAAGCCTACTATATGACCACTTATGATAATCCGACTGTTTATCGTATGGCCATGACCGATGATATGATCCACAACAGACACGAAGTCAAATGGTTTGATTTGCCGTTTGACCCACAGGTTGTTGACCTCTACTGA